The following nucleotide sequence is from Desulfomicrobium macestii.
CCCCTCCCCGATGGTGAAACCGGTGTAGTCGATGCCCAGGGTGACGACAGGCCAGCCGTAATTGATACCGGGACGGATGATGTTGATCTCGTCCCCGCCCTTGGGGCCGTGCTCGTGGGTCCAGATTTCTCCGGTTTGCGGATGCACGGTCATGCCTTGGGGATTGCGGTGTCCGTAGCTGTATATTTCCGACCATGCGCCGAGTTCGCCAACGAAAGGGTTGTCCTCGGGGACGCGCCCGTCTTCATGGATACGGATGATTTTTCCGGCATGGTCATCCAGCTTTTGCGCGCGCTGCATTTGCCCCCGGTCGCCCACGCTGATGTAGAGATGGCCCTGGCCGTCAAAGCTCAGTCGTGATCCGAAGTGCACCCTGCCCGAAGAGGCGGGTTCAGCCCTGAAGAGAACCTCAACGTCTTTGAGCGTATCGTCCTCAAGCCTTCCCCGGGCCACGTGCGTGGTCACATCGCCATTTAAATTCCCGGAATAACTGAAATAGAGCAGACGGTTTTTTGCAAAATCCGGATGTGGAAGAAGGTCAAGCAGGCCGCCCTGTCCCCGCACCCGAATCTGGGGCAGGCCCTGAACCGCTTCTTCCAGGAGGACTCCATCCCGGACGATGCGCAACCGTCCTGGGCGTTCGCTGATCAGCATATCGCCGTCGGGGAGAAAGGCCAGGCTCCACGGATGCTCCAGTCCGCTGGCCACGGCCGTGACGCGAAAACGGTGATGCTTGGATGAAAACTCTTCGGCCTGCGCCGACATGCCGATGCCGGAAAGCAGCGTCATGGCGCAGATTATGAGGATCACACCGCTGATGCGTGCGGACGCGCTGATTTTCATGGTACCTCCCTTGGACTGGTCCTTGTCTGAAACAAAAGTTCCGTGTTGCGGATAAGATCCGAAACCTCAAGCGTCACATTAGGTATTGCCACGTGCGCTGGAATAAACGAATCCGGCTTTCATGACAAAATCGTCTGACGATGCTTGCCCGCATAACAGACAATTCGCCTGCAA
It contains:
- a CDS encoding PQQ-dependent sugar dehydrogenase, with the protein product MKISASARISGVILIICAMTLLSGIGMSAQAEEFSSKHHRFRVTAVASGLEHPWSLAFLPDGDMLISERPGRLRIVRDGVLLEEAVQGLPQIRVRGQGGLLDLLPHPDFAKNRLLYFSYSGNLNGDVTTHVARGRLEDDTLKDVEVLFRAEPASSGRVHFGSRLSFDGQGHLYISVGDRGQMQRAQKLDDHAGKIIRIHEDGRVPEDNPFVGELGAWSEIYSYGHRNPQGMTVHPQTGEIWTHEHGPKGGDEINIIRPGINYGWPVVTLGIDYTGFTIGEGLKHMPGMADPLHHWTPSIAPSGMTFYTGEAFPAWKGDLFVGALSHRHLARLKLAGEVVIEEERLLENLRLRIRDVRQGPDGNLWLLTDHDPGQLLHLEPAD